AAGTAATTTTTGCAAGTCTAGGATTACATTGCTTAGTTGCAATCTGCTTTCTTTTTCTGATAAAATAACTTCTAAACCCGTTTATTTTCTGCTTGGGATGTTCCTTGAATACGTACTTTGTTTGTCTGTTCAGTCTGGATAAACTAGCTATGGGTTGGCTGGTAACTTTAACTATTCTTGCTCTACTTCCTTTTTCGGGATAGTTGATTGATATTTGATTCTTGTTATAGTCAATATCTTCCCACAGTAAAGACCATACTTCACCTGACCTAGCGCCTGTTTCTTTTACTGTTCGGGTAAAAATACTAAGTTTAGGTGGAAGTGCAGAAATCAAAGCCTCAATGTCTTTTTCTAGTGGAACATGAGGTATCTTATCAACTCGTTTGTATCTGGGTATGGTAAACTGTAGTCCTTTGTATTTGCAGTAATTGATGTAACAATTAACTATCAATTCTTTTCTAGCACAAGAAACATGCTTGTCTGCTATGAATTCACTTACCTGTTCAGGGTTATTGAGGTCACAGTTTCTAGCTATGTTCTTTAGGACTTTACTGTATGTTTGTTTGATTGATGTTTCCTTATATCCTCTCTTTTTTAGATTCCACAGAAAATTCACTATATCCTCCAGACAGTCTAAGGAAACAGTTGTGGAGGTGGGGAAGGGAATTGAACCCTTATAGAGTGAGTCTGCAGCCCACCGCC
This is a stretch of genomic DNA from Candidatus Bathyarchaeum sp.. It encodes these proteins:
- a CDS encoding site-specific integrase; amino-acid sequence: RWAADSLYKGSIPFPTSTTVSLDCLEDIVNFLWNLKKRGYKETSIKQTYSKVLKNIARNCDLNNPEQVSEFIADKHVSCARKELIVNCYINYCKYKGLQFTIPRYKRVDKIPHVPLEKDIEALISALPPKLSIFTRTVKETGARSGEVWSLLWEDIDYNKNQISINYPEKGSRARIVKVTSQPIASLSRLNRQTKYVFKEHPKQKINGFRSYFIRKRKQIATKQCNPRLAKITWKSLRHFKATMEYHRTKDILYVKQILGHVNIQNTLVYTHLVKWDTDDYICKTAKTVAEASTLIEMGFECVTEMDGVKLFRKRK